The following is a genomic window from Longimicrobium sp..
CGCCGCATCGTTCCCGTGGCGCGGAAGTGGACGCTGCCGGAGGTGGACGCCGCACTCGGCGAGCTGCTGCGCACCGACCGCCTGCTCAAGTCCGCGTCGATGAGCGACCGCCAGGCGATGGAGGAGCTGCTCCTCCGCCTCTGGGCCATCCGCCCGCAGCGCGAGGGCCGCGCGGCGTAGCGCCGGCTGGCATGACGGGAAATCGGAGAAATGGAGCCCGCGCCGCACGATCGCGACGCGGGCTCCGGCCGTTCGGTGCGGTTACGAGCAGATGGAGTGCTCGTCCGTCCCTACCGTGCAGTTGTAGTACGAGGCGGGGCAGCCCACCTCGGCGTAGGTGCCGCAGTAGGAGTTGACGAGCTGGCACGACGCGGGGATGCCGCAGGTCTGCGCGCAGGTGTCGTCGCAGGTGTAGTGCCCGGCGCAGGTGGCGTCCGCGTCGGTGGCGTGGGCGTGGATGGTGCCTCGCGCGGGAACCTCATGCGCCGTCTCGAACGACTCGACTTCCAGCTGCTCGACGTGCAGGGTGAGCTTGGCCATGCATCCTCCTGTCGTGGAATCGCGACGCTCTCGCGGTGCCGGTGTGCATCGCGGGAGTGGGGGATTCTGGCGCGAGACGTGAGGAATGGGCAAGCTTCCCGTCTCCATCTCCATCTTGCCGATGATCCGCGGCCTCGCGTCCCGGCAGCTCCGCGCCCGAGACGGCGGATGTGCACTCCGCGTATCTCCCCGTCTCCAGACCCGTTGCCGTAGTGCTGGCGGGTGCGTAGATTCCGGCCACTTCCCGCGAGCGTTCGCAGTCCCCGGCGCCGGTTTCCGGCGCGCTCCCCCGGCCCCGCCCGATGGCGTCCGAAGACACACCGCTGATGCTGCAGTGGCGCGAGGTGAAGGCGCGCCACCCGGACGCGCTCGTCTTCTTCCGCGTCGGCGACTTCTACGAGCTTTTCAACGAAGACGCGGTCGAGGGCTCGAAGCTCCTGGACCTGACGCTCACCTCGCGCAACAACGGGGGGAGCAAGGCGCCGCTGGCCGGCATCCCCGCGCACGCGCTGGAGACGTACCTCCGCCGCCTGGTGGCCGCCGGGCGCCGCGTGGCCATCTGCGACCAGGTGGAGGACCCGGCGCTGGCCAAGGGCCTGGTCCGCCGCGCGGTGACGGAGATGGTGACGCCCGGCGCCGTCTTCTCCGACAGCCTGCTGGACGCGCGCCGCAACAACTTCCTGGCGGCGATCGCGGGCGACGCGGCGGGGGAGGGAAGCGTGGGGCTGGCGCTGGGCGATCTGACGACGGGGGAGATGAGCGTGCGGCGGCTGGCGTGGGAGGAGCTGCCGGACGCGCTCGGCGTCTTCCAGCCCGCCGAGATCCTGCTGCCGCGCACCTGGGAGCTCTTTCCCATCCCCGGAGCGGCGGGGGTGACGCGGACCTACCGCCCCGACTGGCTGTTCGACGCGCGCGCCGCCGCCGAGGAGCTGGGGCGCCACTTCCGCGTGGCCAACCTGGCCGGCTACGGCTTCGAGCCGGGCGACGAGCCGCTGGTGGCCGCCTGCGGCGCGCTGGTCGCCTACCTGGCCGAGGTGCAGCCCGCCGGCTTCGGCGGCCTGCGCGCGCCGCGCATCGAGCGGCCGGGGCACGTGATGGTGCTGGACGAGATGACGCGGCGGAACCTGGAGCTCGTGGAGACGCTGCGCGGCGCGGGGACGCAGGGGACGCTGCTGAGCGTGCTGGACGAGGCGCAGACGCCCATGGGCGGCCGCCTCCTGCGCCGCTGGCTGCTGGCGCCGCTGGTGGACGTGGCGGCGATCGGCGCGCGGCTGGACGCGGTCGGCGAGCTGGTGGGCTCCGAGGCCATGCGCCGCGGGGTGCGCGACGCGCTGGGCGAGGTGCGCGACCTGGAGCGGCTGGCGGTGAAGGTGGGCTCGGGGCGCGCCAACCCGCGCGAGATGCTGGCGCTGGCCGCCTCGCTGGGCCGCATCCCCCTTGTCCGCGACGCGCTGGGCGAGGCGAAGGCGCCGATGCTGCGCGCGCTGCTGGACGGGCTGGACCCGCTGGACGAGGTGCGCGAGCGCATCGAGTGCACCGTCGCCGCCGACACGCCCGTTTCCGTGGCCGACGGCGGGGTGGTGCGCCCGGGGTGCCACGTCGAGCTGGACGAGCTGCGCGAGGTGCGCGACGGCGCGGTGGACTTCATCGCCCGGCTGCAGGCGCGCGAGCGCGAGCGGACGGGGATCAACACGCTGAAGGTGGGCTTCAACCGCGTCTTCGGGTACTACCTGGAGGTCACGCGCATGAACGCCGAGCGCGTGCCCGCCGACTACATGCGCAAGCAGACGCTGGCCAACGCGGAGCGCTACTTCACCCCCGAGCTGAAGGAGTGGGAGGAAAAGGTCCTGGGCGCCGAGGAGAAGATCGTCGCGCTCGAGGCCCGGCTCTTCGCGGAGCTGCGCGAGGCCGCGGCGGCCGAGGTCCCGCGCATCCAGGCCGTCGCCGAGCGCGTGGCGACGGTGGACGTGCTGGCCGCGCTGGCCGAGGTGGCCGTGCGGCGCGACTTCGTGCGCCCGGAGGTGGACGGCGGCTTCACGCTGGAGGTGCGCGGCGGCCGGCACCCGGTCGTGGAGACGATGATGCCGCGCGAGGACTTCATCCCCAACGACGTGCGGCTGGACCAGGACGCGCGGGTGATGATCCTCACCGGGCCCAACATGGCGGGCAAGTCCACCGTCCTCCGCCAGGTGGGGCTCATCGTCCTCCTGGCGCAGGTCGGCGCCTTCGTTCCCGCGCGCTACGCCCGCGTGGGCATCGTGGACCGCATCTTCACCCGCGTGGGCGCGTCGGACAATCTCGTCCGCGGGCAGAGCACCTTCATGGTGGAGATGAACGAGACGGCGGCGATCCTGCATGGCGCCACCGCCCGGTCGCTGGTGCTGCTGGACGAGATCGGCCGCGGCACCTCCACGTGGGACGGGCTCTCGGTGGCCACCGCCACCACCGAGCACCTGCACGAGGCGGTGGGGGCCAAGACGATCTTCGCCACGCACTACCACGAGATGACGCGGCTTTCCAACCGGTTGCCGGGCGTGGTAAACTTCTCCGTCGCCGTGCGCGAGGTGGGCGACGACATCGTCTTCCTCCGCCGACTGGTTCCCGGCGGCGCGGACCGCAGCTACGGCGTGGAGGTGGCGCGGCTGGCGGGGCTGCCGGAATCGGTCGTCGCCCGCGCGCGGGAGATCCTGCGCGAGCTGGAGACCGCCGCCGCCCCCGCGCCGCCGCAGCCGCGCCACGAGCCGGAGCTGCAGCTCGGCCTCTTCGGGCCACCCGTGCATCCGGCGGTGGAGAAGCTCCGCGGCGTGGACGTGAACCGCCTGACGCCGCTGCAGGCGCTGAACCTGCTGGCGGAGCTGAGCGAGAAGGCGCGGGGCTGAGCGGCATCCCCATCCCCCTGAAGTTCGTTCAGGAAGATGGAGATGGGGATGAAGATCGGACCCGCGAAATCGCGATCCGCGAGACGCGGTTTGCGACGATTCGATTCGCGAAGATGGGATCCGCG
Proteins encoded in this region:
- the mutS gene encoding DNA mismatch repair protein MutS, whose product is MASEDTPLMLQWREVKARHPDALVFFRVGDFYELFNEDAVEGSKLLDLTLTSRNNGGSKAPLAGIPAHALETYLRRLVAAGRRVAICDQVEDPALAKGLVRRAVTEMVTPGAVFSDSLLDARRNNFLAAIAGDAAGEGSVGLALGDLTTGEMSVRRLAWEELPDALGVFQPAEILLPRTWELFPIPGAAGVTRTYRPDWLFDARAAAEELGRHFRVANLAGYGFEPGDEPLVAACGALVAYLAEVQPAGFGGLRAPRIERPGHVMVLDEMTRRNLELVETLRGAGTQGTLLSVLDEAQTPMGGRLLRRWLLAPLVDVAAIGARLDAVGELVGSEAMRRGVRDALGEVRDLERLAVKVGSGRANPREMLALAASLGRIPLVRDALGEAKAPMLRALLDGLDPLDEVRERIECTVAADTPVSVADGGVVRPGCHVELDELREVRDGAVDFIARLQARERERTGINTLKVGFNRVFGYYLEVTRMNAERVPADYMRKQTLANAERYFTPELKEWEEKVLGAEEKIVALEARLFAELREAAAAEVPRIQAVAERVATVDVLAALAEVAVRRDFVRPEVDGGFTLEVRGGRHPVVETMMPREDFIPNDVRLDQDARVMILTGPNMAGKSTVLRQVGLIVLLAQVGAFVPARYARVGIVDRIFTRVGASDNLVRGQSTFMVEMNETAAILHGATARSLVLLDEIGRGTSTWDGLSVATATTEHLHEAVGAKTIFATHYHEMTRLSNRLPGVVNFSVAVREVGDDIVFLRRLVPGGADRSYGVEVARLAGLPESVVARAREILRELETAAAPAPPQPRHEPELQLGLFGPPVHPAVEKLRGVDVNRLTPLQALNLLAELSEKARG